Proteins encoded by one window of Pseudomonas tructae:
- a CDS encoding tryptophan--tRNA ligase, producing the protein MTTRILTGITTTGTPHLGNYAGAIRPAILASREPGVDSFYFLADYHALIKCDDPQRIQRSRLEIAATWLAGGLDPERVTFYRQSDIPEIPELTWLLTCVAAKGLLNRAHAYKASVDKNVENGEDPDAGISMGLYSYPVLMAADILMFNANKVPVGRDQIQHVEMARDIGQRFNHLFGQGKEFFAMPEALIEESVATLPGLDGRKMSKSYDNTIPLFTSAKDMKDAISRIVTDSRAPGEAKDPDNAHLFTLFQAFATAAQADEFRSELLQGLGWGEAKQRLFQLLDGQLSEPRERYHQLISRPADLEDILLAGAQKARKVATPFLEELREAVGLRSFRSVEQGTAQVKKKAAKTARFVSFREDDGSFRFRLLAADGEQLLLSRNFADGKTAGAVSKQLQLGGDLDVRHEGLGFSLWLEGECVGDGPQFADGAARDAAIESLRAALVPQQD; encoded by the coding sequence ATGACTACGCGCATCCTTACCGGTATCACCACCACGGGCACGCCTCACCTGGGCAACTACGCCGGTGCCATCCGCCCGGCGATCCTCGCCAGCCGTGAGCCGGGTGTCGACTCGTTCTACTTCCTGGCCGACTACCACGCCCTGATCAAATGCGATGACCCGCAGCGCATTCAGCGCTCGCGCCTGGAAATCGCCGCGACCTGGCTGGCCGGTGGCCTGGACCCGGAACGGGTGACTTTCTATCGCCAGTCCGACATCCCGGAAATCCCCGAACTGACCTGGCTGCTGACCTGTGTCGCGGCCAAGGGCCTGCTCAACCGTGCGCACGCCTACAAGGCCTCGGTGGACAAGAATGTCGAGAACGGTGAAGACCCGGATGCCGGTATCAGCATGGGCCTGTACAGCTACCCGGTACTGATGGCTGCCGATATCCTGATGTTCAATGCCAACAAGGTGCCGGTCGGTCGCGACCAGATCCAGCACGTGGAGATGGCCCGCGATATCGGCCAGCGCTTCAACCACCTGTTCGGCCAGGGCAAGGAATTCTTCGCCATGCCCGAAGCGCTGATCGAGGAAAGCGTGGCCACCCTGCCGGGCCTGGACGGGCGCAAAATGTCCAAGAGCTACGACAACACCATCCCGTTGTTCACCAGCGCCAAGGATATGAAGGATGCCATCTCGCGCATCGTCACTGACTCCCGCGCCCCGGGCGAAGCCAAGGATCCGGACAACGCGCACCTGTTCACCTTGTTCCAGGCCTTTGCCACCGCTGCCCAGGCTGATGAATTCCGTAGCGAACTGCTCCAGGGGCTGGGCTGGGGCGAAGCCAAACAGCGCCTGTTCCAGTTGCTCGATGGCCAGTTGAGCGAGCCACGCGAGCGTTATCACCAGTTGATCAGCCGCCCGGCCGACCTTGAGGACATCCTCCTGGCCGGTGCGCAAAAAGCCCGCAAGGTGGCTACGCCGTTCCTTGAGGAACTGCGTGAGGCGGTGGGCCTGCGTTCGTTCCGCAGCGTCGAGCAGGGCACTGCCCAGGTCAAGAAAAAGGCAGCCAAGACGGCGCGCTTCGTCAGCTTCCGTGAAGATGACGGCAGCTTCCGCTTCCGCCTGCTGGCCGCCGATGGCGAGCAACTGCTGTTGTCGCGCAACTTCGCCGACGGCAAGACCGCCGGTGCGGTGAGCAAGCAACTGCAACTGGGCGGCGATCTCGACGTGCGTCACGAAGGCCTGGGCTTCAGCCTGTGGCTGGAAGGCGAGTGCGTCGGTGACGGCCCGCAGTTTGCCGATGGCGCTGCCCGTGACGCGGCAATCGAATCCCTGCGTGCGGCCCTGGTGCCCCAGCAGGACTGA
- a CDS encoding alpha/beta hydrolase, producing the protein MLIRETPVFIDGPVGQLEALYLDVADARGVVLLCHPNPVQGGTMMNKVVSMLQRTARDAGYITLRFNYRGVGQSAGSHDMGSGEVDDAQAAANWLLEKHPQLPLTLMGFSFGGFVAASLGGRLEAQSINLKHLFMVAPAVMRLGDNPLPQYGELTVIQPETDEVIDPQIVYDWSDALSRPHDLLKVAECGHFFHGKLTDLKELVLPRLSN; encoded by the coding sequence TTGCTTATCCGCGAAACCCCCGTATTCATCGATGGCCCGGTCGGCCAACTGGAAGCCTTGTACCTCGATGTCGCCGACGCCCGTGGCGTCGTGCTGCTGTGCCACCCCAACCCGGTACAAGGTGGCACCATGATGAACAAGGTGGTGTCGATGCTGCAGCGCACCGCCCGCGATGCGGGCTACATCACCCTGCGTTTCAACTACCGTGGCGTTGGTCAGAGCGCCGGCAGCCACGATATGGGCAGCGGTGAAGTGGACGATGCCCAGGCGGCGGCCAACTGGTTGCTGGAAAAGCACCCGCAGTTGCCACTGACCCTGATGGGCTTCTCCTTCGGCGGCTTTGTCGCTGCCAGCCTCGGCGGACGCCTGGAAGCCCAAAGTATCAACCTCAAGCACCTGTTCATGGTCGCCCCGGCGGTGATGCGCCTGGGCGACAACCCCTTGCCGCAGTACGGCGAACTGACCGTCATCCAGCCAGAAACCGACGAAGTGATCGATCCGCAGATCGTCTACGATTGGTCCGACGCACTGTCACGCCCCCATGACCTGCTGAAAGTGGCAGAATGCGGACACTTTTTCCATGGCAAGCTCACCGACCTCAAGGAACTGGTGCTGCCGCGCCTTTCGAACTGA
- a CDS encoding YhcB family protein — protein sequence MELSLLVWLLPTLALVVGVVVGFLVARLLPNAAPSSTQRQLDDIQERFDSYQNEVVTHFNSTAALVKKLTQSYQDVQDHLAEGANRLALDELTRQRLLAALHSEAVQPARDRLTPPKDTEVPRDYAPKAPNAPGMLDEHYGLKR from the coding sequence GTGGAACTCTCGCTCTTAGTTTGGTTGTTGCCGACCCTGGCCCTCGTCGTGGGTGTCGTCGTTGGTTTCCTGGTCGCCCGCCTGCTGCCCAACGCTGCGCCGAGCAGCACCCAGCGTCAGCTGGACGATATCCAGGAACGTTTCGACAGCTACCAGAATGAGGTGGTTACTCACTTCAACAGTACGGCTGCGCTGGTCAAGAAACTGACCCAGAGTTACCAGGACGTCCAGGATCATCTGGCTGAAGGCGCCAACCGCCTGGCCCTGGACGAACTCACCCGTCAGCGCCTGCTGGCCGCCCTGCACTCCGAAGCCGTGCAGCCAGCGCGTGATCGCCTGACCCCACCCAAGGACACCGAGGTGCCACGCGACTACGCCCCCAAAGCGCCCAACGCACCGGGCATGCTCGATGAGCACTACGGGCTCAAGCGCTGA
- the mdeB gene encoding alpha-ketoglutarate dehydrogenase translates to MNLVPGEGVPRRLGDQQLDSDPGETAEWLEALESTLLHCGPERARFLLEQLQAHARELGLEHSAQAFSAYRNSLSVEQQGAYPGDLELDERITSILRWNALAMVMRANHAYGDLGGHIASYASAAEIFEVGFQHFFRGEAGGEQRTADLVFFQPHSAPGIYARAFLEGRLSEEQLASYRQEVAGNGLCSYPHPWLMPDFWQFPTGSMGIGPINAIYQARFMRYLHNRRLLDTSVRHVWGVFGDGEMDEPESIAGLTLAAREQLDNLTFVVNCNLQRLDGPVRGNGQIIQELEALFSGAGWNVIKVLWGSEWDALFARDTEHVLLRQLAATPDGQFQNLGAKDGAYNLEHFFNQQPALQKLVEHMSSAEINALKRGGHDFRKLYAAFAAAKACKGRPTVILAKTKKGYGMSAAGESRMTAHQAKKLDVQALLAFRDRFHLPLSDVQVEQLQFYRPADDSAEMRYLRERRAALGGPLPARRSDVCPVPVPALEAMGGFALQADGKEMSTTMAAVRMLGAWLKAPQLGPRVVPIVADEARTFGMASLFRQIGIYSPQGQCYEPEDAGSLLSYKEAADGQLLEEGITEAGAISSWVAAATSYAVHGEPMLPVYIYYSMFGFQRVGDLIWAAADQRARGLLLGATAGRTTLGGEGLQHQDGSSLVMASMVPNCRAWEPCFAGELAVILEYAARRMLTEQRDEFHYVAVMNENYPQPSLPAQVHEEVLRGMYRYVEQQVSGAQGRVRLLGSGAILREVIAASELLASDWQVASEVFSVTSFSELAREARDVDRSSRLGQGSGDLSHVQRCLDGDAPVIAATDYVRAWPQLIAEYVQAPYVTLGTDGFGRSDTRQQLRRFFEVDRFSIVLASLHSLVRQGGVQRRVLDEARQKYGHGGADAPWNC, encoded by the coding sequence ATGAACCTTGTGCCTGGCGAAGGTGTGCCGCGGCGCCTGGGCGATCAGCAGCTCGACAGCGACCCGGGGGAAACCGCCGAGTGGCTGGAGGCGCTGGAGTCGACCCTGCTGCACTGTGGCCCTGAACGTGCGCGGTTTTTGCTGGAGCAGTTGCAGGCCCATGCCCGCGAGCTGGGCCTGGAACACAGTGCCCAGGCCTTTTCGGCCTATCGCAACAGCTTGTCGGTGGAACAGCAGGGCGCCTACCCGGGCGATCTTGAACTCGATGAACGAATTACCAGCATTTTGCGCTGGAACGCCCTGGCCATGGTAATGCGGGCCAACCACGCCTATGGCGACCTGGGTGGGCATATCGCCAGTTATGCCTCGGCGGCAGAGATTTTCGAAGTTGGTTTTCAGCATTTTTTTCGCGGCGAGGCTGGCGGTGAGCAACGTACCGCGGACCTGGTATTTTTCCAGCCACATTCGGCACCGGGCATTTACGCCCGTGCCTTTCTTGAAGGCCGGCTGAGCGAAGAGCAACTGGCCAGCTACCGTCAGGAGGTTGCAGGCAACGGCCTGTGCTCCTATCCGCATCCGTGGCTGATGCCCGACTTCTGGCAGTTTCCCACCGGCTCCATGGGTATCGGGCCAATCAATGCCATCTACCAGGCGAGGTTCATGCGCTACTTGCACAACCGCCGGTTGCTCGACACCAGCGTGCGGCACGTCTGGGGCGTGTTTGGCGATGGCGAGATGGACGAGCCGGAATCGATTGCCGGACTGACCCTGGCCGCCCGCGAGCAACTGGATAACCTGACCTTCGTGGTCAACTGCAACCTGCAGCGCCTGGACGGCCCGGTGCGTGGCAATGGCCAGATCATCCAGGAACTGGAGGCGCTGTTCAGTGGTGCGGGCTGGAACGTGATCAAGGTGCTGTGGGGTTCTGAGTGGGACGCGCTGTTTGCCCGCGACACCGAGCATGTCCTGCTGCGCCAGCTGGCGGCGACACCTGACGGCCAGTTCCAGAACCTCGGGGCCAAGGATGGTGCCTACAACCTCGAGCACTTTTTCAATCAACAGCCGGCCTTGCAAAAGCTGGTCGAGCACATGAGTTCAGCCGAGATCAACGCGCTCAAGCGCGGCGGCCATGATTTTCGCAAACTGTACGCCGCCTTCGCCGCCGCCAAGGCCTGCAAGGGCCGGCCGACGGTGATTCTGGCCAAGACTAAAAAAGGTTATGGCATGAGCGCCGCCGGTGAATCGCGAATGACCGCGCATCAGGCCAAGAAACTCGATGTACAGGCTTTGCTGGCGTTTCGTGACCGCTTTCATTTGCCGTTGTCGGATGTTCAGGTCGAGCAGTTGCAGTTCTATCGCCCTGCTGACGACAGCGCGGAAATGCGCTACTTGCGTGAGCGCCGCGCCGCTCTGGGTGGGCCGCTGCCTGCACGGCGCAGCGATGTGTGCCCGGTGCCGGTACCTGCATTGGAGGCCATGGGCGGCTTCGCCCTGCAGGCCGACGGCAAGGAAATGTCCACCACCATGGCCGCCGTGCGCATGCTCGGTGCCTGGCTCAAAGCGCCGCAGTTAGGGCCTCGTGTGGTGCCGATCGTGGCGGATGAAGCGCGCACCTTTGGCATGGCCAGCCTGTTCCGCCAGATCGGCATCTATTCGCCCCAGGGGCAGTGTTATGAACCGGAAGATGCGGGGTCGCTGCTGTCCTACAAGGAGGCGGCCGATGGCCAACTGCTAGAGGAAGGTATCACCGAGGCGGGGGCGATTTCTTCCTGGGTGGCGGCGGCAACCTCTTATGCCGTGCATGGCGAGCCGATGCTGCCGGTGTACATCTATTACTCGATGTTCGGTTTCCAGCGCGTTGGCGACCTGATCTGGGCCGCCGCCGATCAGCGGGCCCGTGGCCTGCTGTTGGGGGCAACGGCCGGTCGTACCACGCTGGGTGGGGAAGGCCTGCAGCATCAGGATGGCTCAAGTTTGGTGATGGCCTCGATGGTGCCTAACTGCCGCGCCTGGGAGCCTTGTTTTGCCGGTGAGTTGGCGGTGATCCTCGAGTATGCGGCGCGGCGCATGCTCACTGAGCAGCGCGATGAATTCCATTACGTCGCGGTGATGAACGAAAACTATCCACAACCGTCCCTGCCAGCGCAGGTGCATGAAGAGGTTTTACGCGGCATGTACCGTTATGTCGAACAGCAGGTATCTGGCGCTCAGGGGCGGGTACGCCTGCTGGGCTCCGGGGCGATCCTGCGCGAAGTCATCGCCGCCAGTGAATTGCTGGCCAGCGACTGGCAGGTTGCCAGTGAAGTGTTCAGCGTCACCAGTTTCAGCGAACTGGCGCGGGAGGCGCGGGATGTTGACCGCAGTAGCCGGCTGGGGCAGGGCAGTGGCGATCTCAGCCACGTGCAGCGCTGCCTTGATGGTGATGCGCCGGTGATTGCCGCGACCGACTATGTGCGGGCCTGGCCGCAACTGATTGCCGAATACGTGCAAGCGCCTTATGTGACGCTGGGTACTGATGGTTTTGGCCGCAGTGATACCCGCCAGCAGTTGCGGCGCTTCTTCGAGGTCGATCGCTTCAGTATTGTGCTGGCCAGTTTGCACAGCCTGGTGCGCCAGGGTGGGGTGCAGCGGCGGGTGCTGGATGAGGCGCGGCAGAAGTATGGGCACGGGGGGGCAGATGCACCCTGGAATTGCTGA
- a CDS encoding methionine gamma-lyase, which translates to MSGSNNNSGFATRAIHHGYDPLEHNGALVPPVYQTATFAFPTVEYGAACFAGEQAGHFYSRISNPTLALLEQRMASLEGGEAGLALASGMGAITATLWTLLRPGDEVLVGRTLYGCTFAFLHHGIGEFGVKVRHVDMSDVQAVAAAISDNTRVIYFETPANPNMQMADIAAVATLAHQHGISVVVDNTYCTPYLQRPLELGADLVVHSATKYLSGHGDITAGLVVGRKALVDRIRLEGLKDMTGAVMSPHDAALLMRGMKTLTLRMERHCSNAQTIAEYLEQQPEVELINYPGLPGFAQYELAKRQMRMPGGMIAFELKGGIAAGRRFMNALQLFSRAVSLGDAESLAQHPASMTHSSYTPEERAQYGISEGLVRLSVGLEDIDDLLADIQQALKACA; encoded by the coding sequence ATGAGCGGCTCCAACAATAATTCAGGTTTTGCCACCCGCGCTATCCACCACGGTTATGACCCACTGGAGCACAACGGTGCCTTGGTGCCGCCGGTCTATCAGACCGCCACCTTTGCCTTTCCTACGGTCGAGTACGGCGCGGCCTGCTTTGCCGGAGAACAGGCCGGACACTTCTATAGCCGAATTTCCAACCCCACCCTGGCCCTGCTCGAACAACGCATGGCTTCACTGGAAGGTGGCGAGGCCGGGCTGGCCCTGGCATCGGGAATGGGGGCGATCACTGCCACGCTCTGGACCCTGCTGCGCCCAGGCGATGAAGTGCTGGTGGGGCGGACCCTGTATGGCTGCACCTTCGCCTTTTTGCACCATGGCATCGGTGAGTTCGGGGTCAAGGTCCGGCATGTCGACATGAGCGATGTACAGGCGGTCGCTGCGGCGATCAGTGACAACACCCGGGTGATCTATTTCGAAACCCCGGCCAACCCCAATATGCAGATGGCCGATATCGCAGCAGTGGCCACGCTTGCCCATCAGCACGGCATCAGCGTGGTGGTCGACAACACCTATTGCACCCCTTATTTGCAGCGGCCGCTGGAATTGGGTGCTGACCTGGTGGTGCACTCGGCGACCAAGTACCTCAGCGGCCATGGTGATATCACTGCCGGCCTGGTGGTAGGGCGCAAGGCCCTGGTAGACAGGATTCGCCTGGAAGGCCTGAAGGACATGACCGGTGCGGTGATGTCGCCCCACGACGCCGCCTTGTTGATGCGCGGGATGAAAACCCTGACCCTGCGCATGGAGCGCCACTGCAGCAACGCGCAAACAATCGCTGAATACCTTGAGCAGCAGCCGGAAGTTGAACTGATCAATTACCCCGGCCTGCCAGGGTTTGCTCAGTACGAATTGGCCAAACGGCAGATGCGCATGCCGGGCGGAATGATCGCTTTTGAACTCAAGGGTGGCATCGCCGCCGGTCGGCGTTTCATGAACGCCCTGCAGCTGTTCAGCCGGGCCGTCAGCCTTGGTGATGCCGAATCCCTGGCCCAGCACCCGGCCAGCATGACCCACTCCAGCTATACCCCGGAGGAGCGTGCGCAGTACGGCATTTCTGAAGGGCTGGTGCGGCTGTCGGTGGGCCTTGAGGATATCGACGACCTGCTGGCGGATATTCAACAGGCGCTCAAGGCCTGCGCCTGA
- a CDS encoding Lrp/AsnC family transcriptional regulator, protein MPTTIDRTDRALLAALQDNARLTVSELADQVSLTTSPCWRRIKLLEESGYITGYQAILSPKSLGFGVTAFVSIMMDSHTKEMARAFEQRLMEIPEIVACHNISGRYDFLLEILARDLESFGEFAREVLQTLPGVKEIYSSFSFKAVKEKRVIPVSEKHI, encoded by the coding sequence ATGCCTACAACCATCGATCGGACCGACCGTGCATTGCTCGCGGCGCTGCAGGACAACGCCCGGCTGACCGTGTCCGAACTGGCCGATCAGGTATCGCTGACCACCTCGCCGTGCTGGCGACGCATCAAATTGCTGGAAGAATCCGGCTACATCACCGGCTACCAGGCCATCCTTTCGCCCAAATCCCTCGGTTTTGGTGTAACCGCTTTTGTCAGCATCATGATGGATTCGCACACCAAGGAAATGGCCCGCGCCTTCGAGCAGCGACTGATGGAAATCCCCGAAATCGTCGCCTGCCACAACATCTCCGGGCGCTATGACTTCCTCCTGGAAATCCTCGCGCGGGACCTGGAATCGTTCGGTGAGTTTGCCCGGGAGGTGCTGCAGACCTTGCCGGGGGTGAAGGAGATCTACTCGAGTTTCTCGTTCAAGGCCGTGAAGGAAAAGCGGGTGATTCCGGTGTCGGAAAAGCACATCTGA
- a CDS encoding bacteriocin immunity protein, translating to MMLLKGNFAEYTATEFECLLKEIIEAAGSEFYQDTLLEHFIAVTEHPEGSDLIFYPADGNAQTPGQIIQQIVGWRAANGRAGLKEG from the coding sequence ATGATGTTACTCAAGGGCAACTTTGCTGAGTACACGGCAACCGAGTTCGAATGTCTGCTCAAGGAAATCATCGAAGCCGCCGGTTCCGAGTTTTACCAGGACACCTTGCTTGAGCATTTCATCGCAGTGACGGAGCATCCTGAAGGGTCAGATCTGATTTTTTATCCGGCCGATGGTAACGCCCAGACGCCAGGGCAGATTATTCAGCAGATCGTGGGATGGCGAGCGGCTAACGGCCGGGCTGGATTGAAAGAGGGTTGA
- the cysN gene encoding sulfate adenylyltransferase subunit CysN, whose protein sequence is MSHQSDLISEDILAYLAQHERKELLRFLTCGNVDDGKSTLIGRLLHDSKMIYEDHLEAITRDSKKVGTTGDDIDLALLVDGLQAEREQGITIDVAYRYFSTAKRKFIIADTPGHEQYTRNMATGASTCDLAIILVDARYGVQTQTRRHSYIASLLGIKHIVVAVNKMDLKGFDEGVFESIKADYLKFAEAINMAPSSLHFVPMSALKGDNVVNRSERSPWYTGPALMEILETVEVAADRNFTDLRFPVQYVNRPNLNFRGFAGTLASGVVHKGDEVVVLPSGKSSRVKSIVTFEGELENAGPGQAVTLTMEDEIDISRGDLLVHADNVPQVADQFDAMLVWMAEEPMLPGKKYDIKRATSYVPGSIASIAHKVDVNTLEQGTASSLQLNEIGKVKVSLDAPIALDGYDSNRTTGAFIVIDRLTNGTVGAGMIIAPPVVPHGTVGQHGKLAHVATEERALRFGQQPATVLFSGLSGAGKSTLAYAVERKLFDMGRAVYVLDGQNLRHDLNKGLPQDRAGRTENWRRAAHVARQFNEAGLLTLAAFVAPDAEGREQAKALIGKERLLTVYVQASPLACRERDPQGLYAAAGDNIPGESFPYDVPLDADLVIDTQNLSLEDGVKQVLELLRKRGAI, encoded by the coding sequence ATGTCGCACCAATCTGATCTGATCAGCGAGGATATCCTCGCTTACCTGGCCCAGCACGAACGCAAAGAACTGCTGCGCTTCCTCACCTGCGGTAACGTCGACGACGGCAAGAGCACCCTGATCGGGCGCCTGCTGCACGACTCGAAGATGATCTATGAAGACCATCTGGAAGCCATTACCCGCGACTCGAAGAAAGTCGGCACCACCGGTGACGACATCGACCTGGCGTTGCTGGTAGATGGCCTGCAGGCCGAGCGTGAGCAGGGCATCACCATCGATGTGGCTTACCGCTACTTTTCCACCGCCAAGCGCAAGTTCATCATCGCCGACACTCCGGGCCACGAGCAGTACACCCGCAACATGGCCACCGGTGCTTCGACCTGCGATCTGGCGATCATCCTCGTCGATGCCCGCTACGGCGTGCAGACCCAGACCCGTCGGCACAGCTACATTGCCTCGTTGCTGGGCATCAAGCACATCGTCGTCGCGGTCAACAAGATGGACCTCAAAGGCTTCGACGAAGGCGTGTTCGAGAGCATCAAGGCCGACTACCTGAAGTTTGCCGAAGCCATCAACATGGCTCCGAGCAGCCTGCACTTTGTGCCGATGTCGGCGCTCAAGGGCGACAACGTGGTCAACCGCAGCGAGCGTTCGCCGTGGTACACGGGCCCGGCGCTGATGGAAATCCTCGAAACCGTCGAAGTCGCGGCCGACCGCAACTTCACCGACCTGCGTTTCCCGGTGCAGTACGTCAACCGCCCGAACCTGAACTTCCGTGGTTTTGCCGGCACCCTGGCCAGCGGTGTGGTGCACAAGGGCGATGAAGTCGTTGTGCTGCCGTCGGGCAAGAGCAGCCGGGTCAAGTCTATCGTCACCTTCGAAGGTGAGCTGGAAAACGCCGGCCCCGGTCAGGCCGTGACCCTGACCATGGAAGACGAGATCGACATCTCCCGTGGCGACCTGCTGGTGCACGCCGACAACGTACCGCAGGTGGCCGACCAGTTCGACGCCATGCTGGTATGGATGGCCGAAGAGCCGATGCTGCCGGGCAAGAAATACGACATCAAGCGCGCCACCAGCTACGTGCCGGGCTCGATTGCCAGCATCGCCCACAAGGTCGATGTGAATACCCTGGAGCAGGGCACGGCCAGTTCTTTGCAACTGAACGAGATCGGCAAGGTCAAGGTCAGCCTCGACGCCCCGATCGCCCTGGACGGCTATGACAGCAACCGCACCACCGGTGCGTTCATCGTCATTGACCGCCTGACCAACGGCACCGTTGGCGCTGGCATGATCATCGCGCCACCGGTTGTGCCCCATGGCACCGTCGGCCAGCATGGTAAACTGGCGCACGTCGCCACCGAAGAACGTGCCCTGCGCTTCGGCCAGCAGCCGGCCACCGTGCTGTTCAGCGGCCTTTCGGGCGCGGGCAAGAGCACCCTGGCCTATGCCGTCGAGCGCAAGCTGTTCGACATGGGCCGAGCGGTGTACGTGCTCGATGGTCAGAACCTGCGCCACGACCTGAACAAGGGCTTGCCGCAAGACCGTGCCGGGCGTACCGAGAACTGGCGTCGTGCCGCGCACGTTGCGCGTCAGTTCAACGAAGCAGGCCTGCTGACCTTGGCTGCCTTCGTCGCCCCGGACGCCGAAGGCCGTGAACAGGCCAAGGCGCTGATCGGCAAGGAGCGTTTGCTCACTGTCTACGTCCAGGCTTCGCCTTTGGCGTGCCGCGAGCGCGACCCCCAGGGCCTGTATGCCGCTGCCGGCGACAACATCCCGGGCGAAAGCTTCCCGTATGACGTACCGCTGGATGCTGACCTGGTGATCGACACCCAGAACCTCAGCCTGGAAGACGGCGTCAAGCAGGTGCTGGAGTTGCTGCGCAAGCGTGGCGCGATCTAG
- the cysD gene encoding sulfate adenylyltransferase subunit CysD produces MVDKLTHLKQLEAESIHIIREVAAEFDNPVMLYSIGKDSAVMLHLARKAFFPGKLPFPVMHVDTQWKFQEMYSFRDKMVEEMGLELITHVNPDGVAQGINPFTHGSAKHTDIMKTEGLKQALDKYGFDAAFGGARRDEEKSRAKERVYSFRDSKHRWDPKNQRPELWNVYNGKVNKGESIRVFPLSNWTELDIWQYIYLEGIPIVPLYFAAEREVIEKNGTLIMIDDARILEHLSEEEKARIVKKKVRFRTLGCYPLTGAVESEAESLTDIIQEMLLTRTSERQGRVIDHDGAGSMEDKKRQGYF; encoded by the coding sequence ATGGTCGACAAACTGACGCACTTGAAACAGTTGGAGGCGGAAAGCATCCACATCATTCGTGAGGTGGCCGCCGAGTTCGATAACCCGGTGATGCTGTACTCGATTGGCAAGGACTCGGCCGTGATGCTGCACCTGGCGCGCAAAGCCTTCTTCCCGGGCAAGCTGCCGTTCCCGGTGATGCACGTCGACACCCAGTGGAAATTCCAGGAGATGTACAGCTTCCGCGACAAGATGGTCGAGGAAATGGGCCTGGAGCTGATTACTCACGTCAACCCTGATGGCGTCGCCCAGGGCATCAACCCGTTCACCCACGGCAGTGCCAAGCACACCGACATCATGAAGACCGAAGGCCTCAAGCAGGCCCTCGACAAGTACGGCTTCGATGCTGCCTTTGGTGGCGCGCGCCGCGACGAAGAGAAGTCGCGGGCCAAGGAGCGGGTCTATTCGTTCCGCGACAGCAAGCACCGCTGGGACCCGAAGAATCAGCGCCCCGAGTTGTGGAACGTCTACAACGGCAAGGTCAACAAGGGCGAATCGATTCGCGTGTTCCCGCTGTCGAACTGGACCGAGCTGGATATCTGGCAGTACATCTACCTTGAAGGCATCCCGATCGTGCCGCTGTACTTCGCCGCCGAACGCGAAGTCATCGAGAAGAACGGCACCCTGATCATGATCGACGACGCGCGCATCCTCGAGCACCTCTCGGAGGAAGAAAAGGCCCGCATCGTCAAGAAGAAGGTGCGTTTCCGTACCCTTGGCTGCTACCCGTTGACGGGCGCGGTGGAGTCGGAGGCCGAGAGCCTCACCGACATCATTCAGGAAATGCTCCTGACGCGCACTTCCGAGCGCCAGGGCCGGGTCATCGATCATGATGGCGCAGGCTCCATGGAAGACAAAAAACGTCAGGGCTATTTCTAA
- a CDS encoding Nif3-like dinuclear metal center hexameric protein, translated as MAVALSTLVEEAERYLGSAKIQDYCPNGLQVEGRPQVTRIVSGVTASQALLDAAVEANADLVLVHHGYFWKGENPCITGMKQRRLKTLLKNDLSLLSYHLPLDLHPEVGNNVQLARQLDITVEGPLDPQNPRVVGLVGSLAEPMSARDFARKVQEVMGREPLLIEGEQIIRRVGWCTGGGQGYIDQAITAGVDLYLSGEASEQTFHSARENGISFIAAGHHATERYGVQALGDYLARRFALEHLFIDCPNPI; from the coding sequence ATGGCTGTTGCCCTGAGTACCCTGGTCGAGGAAGCCGAACGCTACCTCGGCAGCGCCAAAATCCAGGACTACTGCCCCAACGGCCTGCAGGTCGAGGGGCGCCCGCAGGTGACCCGCATCGTTAGCGGCGTCACCGCAAGCCAGGCTTTGCTCGACGCCGCCGTCGAGGCCAACGCCGACCTGGTGCTGGTGCACCATGGCTACTTCTGGAAGGGCGAAAACCCGTGCATCACCGGCATGAAGCAGCGCCGGCTGAAGACTTTGCTGAAAAACGATCTGAGCCTGTTGTCCTATCACCTGCCGCTGGACCTGCACCCGGAAGTGGGCAACAACGTGCAACTGGCACGGCAGCTCGACATCACCGTTGAAGGCCCGCTGGACCCACAGAACCCGCGGGTCGTTGGCCTGGTCGGGTCGTTGGCCGAGCCGATGTCGGCGCGGGATTTTGCCCGCAAGGTGCAGGAGGTGATGGGCCGCGAGCCGCTGCTGATCGAAGGTGAGCAGATCATCCGCCGGGTTGGCTGGTGCACAGGCGGCGGCCAGGGTTACATCGACCAGGCGATTACCGCCGGTGTCGACCTGTACTTGAGTGGCGAGGCCTCCGAGCAGACCTTCCATAGCGCCCGCGAAAACGGCATCAGTTTCATTGCCGCCGGCCACCATGCCACCGAGCGTTACGGGGTGCAGGCGCTGGGTGATTACCTGGCCCGGCGCTTTGCCCTGGAGCACCTGTTCATCGACTGCCCGAACCCGATCTGA